TGCTCAACAGTGAAAGAAGCCATGCATGACGCACGTTTCTGGTATGGATGAGGTGCGCCACACCAGACGGCCAAGCCGTGTTTTGgctccgtctctctctcgaCGACTACCAAGTCTCCATTGCCCATCACAGGTTCGCCACTATTCTTATGGACAGAATCATCACAATCATGCCGATCCCACAAATTGCGCACAGAAGCACGCTCatccagcccagcgccacggcggccatcCCCGTgtgcgcctcgacggcgccataACGCAGCGCCTCGAACAGCATCCCCGTAGCCGCGCATGACGTGTGCTGCCACAGCGCGGCGACGTACGCgacggccgtcgccagcgaTGAACACAGCAAAGCAAAGGTACTCATCGCTCGCGACGGGAAAGGCTTGACCTCGCGGAGACTGCCGCCCGTGTCCTCCTCTTCGTGCCAGCCGGGAAAGGTAGACAGCGCAACAATGGCGGCAGCGCAAAGCAGTATCGTGATGATGCTGAACTGGTTGTAAGGGCCAATGGAATCATTCTGGGGACGGTAAGCACGTACAAGAGCACTGGAGACACCGTCTTGGTTCGGAAGAGGTGGCCCATATCAATCAGGCCGAGAGCGTCGTCGATATTCGGTCGTCCTGGCACGGAcgcgccgttgctgccgcaCTCCcagtcctcgtcgtcgagcctaACACAAATGGAAAAGTATCCCACCTGCACTTCACGTACCAGCTGGGCTCCTTTTGTCTCGTTCGTCGACAGCTCCAGCATCGAGCTCCCCAGTGTCGCGTTTAACATGGCCGCGTCAGGTGACGGTGCCTCAGCCGCGTACGATATAGACATGAGCCGGAAGGCCTGCATGGGTCCCGTTCTCGTACATCCCGCGAGAACCAAAGCTGAATAGTCCGTCAGTAAGCCTTTTCCGCTATTCTGGTGCGAGAATGTCATAcggaggacaaggacgatAACCCCGAGCAACACCATTAGGACGTGATGATAACCAATGTACGGAATGCTCCTAAAGAAAAAGCGGAACACCCCTAGGAGACCGCGATATCAGTATTCGACGAGATCTCTTTgcatgcttgcttgcttgccgcAGGCCTTACTTGTTACCACAAAAGGCTTGGCGATGCCATCGcttgacgtcggcgctgccgtgGAATCCCGATTCGAAGACCTTTCGGCTGTTCCATTGTCGCTGTCTCGACGAGTCGACCCTGGTTTCTCTTCGACAACAGCAGCTTCAGGGTTGTCATCCGCGCTGTTGGCTCCCTCGAGTCCTACGCGCGAAGCTTCAGAGCGAATCCTGCGCTCATCATTGTTCGAGTTGGAGCCAGTcgaagccgctgccgtggTCGCGGGCTGATGGTCCAGGCTACTCGGAACAGACTCATTGGAGCGACCATGTACCGGTTGCGACTTGGCGCTGTCGGAAGCGTCGCTTTCTGCCGTGGCTCTTGGTGGAGGTTGATGggtgctcggcgtcgtcgctcgcaGCATCGTCACAACTCAACATCGCAACAATCAATCGCGATGAGACAATGAGACGCGACCCGGTCAAAGGCAGGATCTGTACCGATGCCTCTAGCGCCAATGACAGGGATGGCTGGCCGATGGCCTCACGTGGTCTTACGTGCAGCTCGCAGGCCCATCAAAACATTCAGCTCGATGACGGCCTCGGTTCGTGCAACCCTTGtgagccgccgacgccgcaagACTTTTGGCGAAAGCATGACGGGCCATGCGTGAATCTTccagcgggagcgggagcgagCGCTCATCGTACCAGGTCTACACGGCCACGGAATCGAGTGAGCAGAGTAAGCACTTAACCTCTGCGACGCCTCTCTCCCGCTGACGTCAATTGACCAGGCCAGAGTCGACCTTGGGCGTCTGTGCTTGTAGGACATCTCGCAAAAGTCAATCATCTGCGACAGATTTTTCTGGCCGCCTCGATCGTTTTGCTGAGTGAGTCTCAAGTATCCAATGCCGCATCTCGGCCATCTGACGTTTGCGAGGTCTTCTCCTCGCTGGCTGCACGACCAACCTCGGCTCGGTGAAGGAGATCTACTTGCTCTCCTTGTCCTATCAAGACGGCTCTCCGGGAGATTCGAATAGCTCCGGTGCGCTATCATCGCTGTTCTATGGCCGCACCGCCAACGCGTCCAGCCTCCGAGAGGTCAGGAGCGCCTACTTCGGGATATGCGCCACGGCAGACTATGTCTCATGGCTGTGCGATtcgagcgccgccgatcTAGCAGGCGCTCTGAACGCGACCGGCCACGCCGATTCTCTCAACCTGGTGTGGACTACAGACGAGTTCCGTGCACAGGCCGTCACACCGATACTCACGTTAGAGCTGCCAGACAGTGTCCTCAAGAATGCGAATTGACAATATGCAGGTtcctggccgccgtcctcaCCTTCTTGGCCTTCACGCTTGGCATGGTGTACCCCGTGACAATCAATAGCTCGGGCAAGGTCTCGCTGCGCGTAGCCGTGACGGGCATCACCGCTGTTCCTAGTCCGAGGGCCCGCTTCGGGGCCTGGCTCCCTACCTCGCTGAAGAGGAACGCTACGACGTTTTCACTCTTCTTCATGGCACTCGCCGCGGCCTCAACATTCACTCTTGCGGCGTGGCAGCACCTCGCGGCCGCGTGCTTCACGGGATTGGCCGAAGACCTTGCCTTTGGCGCGATAGTCGGCCACACAGGCCCAGTCGCCGCGGCTTTGGCTTGGCTGAGCTTCGTCTGCGCCGCTCTCTGTACAGTCTTGCTGGGCTTGGAGAAGGGTCTTCGTTCCAAGATCTCCAAAGATGAGGTTCCCTCGATGGAGGCACCAGGCGAGAGTCGgttcggcgacggcgtcgaatcgcagctcggccaggaTGCAACGCAGCTCGATCCGGAAGAACAGCCGCCGCTCAGGAATCCAGATTCCTGGCAGCAGGCGCCAAGCATCCCTCTGTATCATGTTCTTCAGTTTATGGGATATACGCCGACTGGGAGAAGAGGCGAATGGGAGACGCGACAGCAGAACACTGCGGCTTGGGTCAGGCGTGGTGAGATGTCTCATGGCTTTGCGGAAACGATAGTtgagggcgaagacgagtGATCGCTAATGGTATAACCCTTTccttcgtcctcggccgtaACGAGAAACTAGAAGTGTGACAATTGTCCCCATCGCCAAAAGTgcgagcccgacgccgaccccaGCCTTGACCGCGGGGGCCAGGGGCTGGGAGAGCGTGGCCGCCAACGCGACAATGGTCACCAGAAGAATGATACCTACGCACGTAGACACAAAAGGTGCTCCCTTGACCCAAGTGATGGCTGACTTGGGCCACGACTTGACGCTCTCCAAGTTAAAGGCAACGAGTACAAATGGAACGGAGACacccgccgacaccgacactGGCAACGTTAGCACGTTTCACAAGGCGCCCGCGAATACTTACGAATGATAGCCAGGACGAATCCCACCGGCATTttgtccttgtcgttgtAGGGGAATGCAGCAATCGGGACTGTGAAAAATGAGGTAATAAATGACAGGGGAAGCTAGATGGTCAGCTGCGATGCGAAGACGTCCAGGGTGGAGAGACGCACAAAGACTACCGTCACAACGGTGAAGAGCAGGATGACATTTCCTTGTCTTGCCGTCTCCTCAGCCTGTCGCCGTGCCAGGCTGATCTGATTGGCCACTTTTCTGTTGTATGTTGTGGCCAGACTGGCCTGTTTAGCCATATGCTCTGTTTGCCTGCGGGCGGACTGAGCCTCCGACAAGCTGGCATGCTGCTGTTTTAACTCCAAGAGCGTTCGGAGCTGCTACTGtcagctcgtctcgtctcgcgATAGTGTGTGCAGCGCGTACCGACTGTACCGCCTTGGTCGTGAGACTCTCCATGCGGTCTAAACGGGCGAGATTGGTGTTCAAAACCCGCTTCCCTC
This sequence is a window from Purpureocillium takamizusanense chromosome 8, complete sequence. Protein-coding genes within it:
- a CDS encoding uncharacterized protein (COG:S~TransMembrane:1 (i144-165o)~EggNog:ENOG503NZZ8) — its product is MLRATTPSTHQPPPRATAESDASDSAKSQPVHGRSNESVPSSLDHQPATTAAASTGSNSNNDERRIRSEASRVGLEGANSADDNPEAAVVEEKPGSTRRDSDNGTAERSSNRDSTAAPTSSDGIAKPFVVTRVFRFFFRSIPYIGYHHVLMVLLGVIVLVLPLVLAGCTRTGPMQAFRLMSISYAAEAPSPDAAMLNATLGSSMLELSTNETKGAQLVREVQVGYFSICVRLDDEDWECGSNGASVPGRPNIDDALGLIDMGHLFRTKTVSPVLLYVLTVPRMIPLALTTSSASSRYCFALPPLLRCLPFPAGTKRRTRAAVSARSSLSRRER
- a CDS encoding uncharacterized protein (COG:S~TransMembrane:4 (o145-165i291-313o333-355i391-412o)~EggNog:ENOG503NZZ8), giving the protein MLRATTPSTHQPPPRATAESDASDSAKSQPVHGRSNESVPSSLDHQPATTAAASTGSNSNNDERRIRSEASRVGLEGANSADDNPEAAVVEEKPGSTRRDSDNGTAERSSNRDSTAAPTSSDGIAKPFVVTRVFRFFFRSIPYIGYHHVLMVLLGVIVLVLRMTFSHQNSGKGLLTDYSALVLAGCTRTGPMQAFRLMSISYAAEAPSPDAAMLNATLGSSMLELSTNETKGAQLVREVQVGYFSICVRLDDEDWECGSNGASVPGRPNIDDALGLIDMGHLFRTKTVSPVLFIITILLCAAAIVALSTFPGWHEEEDTGGSLREVKPFPSRAMSTFALLCSSLATAVAYVAALWQHTSCAATGMLFEALRYGAVEAHTGMAAVALGWMSVLLCAICGIGMIVMILSIRIVANL
- a CDS encoding uncharacterized protein (COG:S~TransMembrane:4 (i68-88o94-113i125-146o166-194i)~EggNog:ENOG503NZZ8); its protein translation is MRESSSGSGSERSSYQVYTATESSEQSQSRPWASVLVGHLAKVNHLRQIFLAASIVLLSLLLAGCTTNLGSVKEIYLLSLSYQDGSPGDSNSSGALSSLFYGRTANASSLREVRSAYFGICATADYVSWLCDSSAADLAGALNATGHADSLNLVWTTDEFRAQAVTPILTFLAAVLTFLAFTLGMVYPVTINSSGKVSLRVAVTGITAVPSPRARFGAWLPTSLKRNATTFSLFFMALAAASTFTLAAWQHLAAACFTGLAEDLAFGAIVGHTGPVAAALAWLSFVCAALCTVLLGLEKGLRSKISKDEVPSMEAPGESRFGDGVESQLGQDATQLDPEEQPPLRNPDSWQQAPSIPLYHVLQFMGYTPTGRRGEWETRQQNTAAWVRRGEMSHGFAETIVEGEDE
- a CDS encoding uncharacterized protein (TransMembrane:4 (i49-70o168-190i231-252o264-297i)), translated to MRHGRLCLMAVRFERRRSSRRSERDRPRRFSQPGVDYRRVPCTGRHTDTHVRAARQCPQECELTICRFLAAVLTFLAFTLGMVYPVTINSSGKVSLRVAVTGITAVPSPRARFGAWLPTSLKRNATTFSLFFMALAAASTFTLAAWQHLAAACFTGLAEDLAFGAIVGHTGPVAAALAWLSFVCAALCTVLLGLEKGLRSKISKDEVPSMEAPGESRFGDGVESQLGQDATQLDPEEQPPLRNPDSWQQAPSIPLYHVLQFMGYTPTGRRGEWETRQQNTAAWVRRGEMSHGFAETIVEGEDE